GGCTAGACTACTGGATTTATCTGTAGCCGCCACAACAGCCTTCATTACAGCATGTCTAAAACCATTTTCCTCTAGGGCTGCTACGGCTTCTATAGTGGTTCCTCCTGGGGAACATACCATATCCTTTAATTCTCCGGGATGTTTTCCGGTTTCTAAAACCATCTTCGCAGAACCCAAAAGGGTTTGGGCTGCTAATTTATAAGCCTTATCCCTAGGCATGCCCCGAAGGACTGCCCCATCAGCCATAGCTTCAATCATCATAAAGACATAGGCGGGGGAAGAACCTGTGGTTCCGGTGACCACATCCATTAATTTTTCTTCTACCCATTCTGTTTTCCCAAAGCTTTGAAGGAGTCTCAAAACCTCTTTCTTTTCTTTCTCTGTTACCTTCTCATTGGTACACACGCTGGTCATAGCTTCTCCCACGAAAGCTGGAGTATTGGGCATAGTTCTGATGACTTTGACTTTTCTGCCAAAGTTTTTTTCTACACTTTCTATACTCTGGCCTGCTGCAATGGTCACGACAATAACTTCTTTTTTTACCCTATCTTTGATTTCCTCTATGACCCTTTGATATCCATCAGGTTTTACAGCCAGAAATAAGATATCTGCTTTTTGGGCTACCTCCTTATTATTGGCAGTGATGTCTATTCCACACTCTTTAGATACAAAATCCAAACTTCCCTGCACCCTATCGGAGGCAATAATATTTTTGGGGGAAACCGTCTTTGATTTTGTCATCCCTTGGATGATTGCCCTTGCCATATTTCCACATCCTATAAAGCCAATAATTCTTTCCATCCATTCATCCCCTTTTTTATTTTTATTCTATCATAATATTCTATATAACTAGAGGGGTTGTCCTATGAATATTTTAATAAGAAAGGGGTTATCGCCACTCTAGCCATACAAAAAGAACTGGAAGAAGCAAAATCAACTCCTAGTTTTTTTATCCTACTTAAGAGATATTAGGAGAGAATAATGCACAAAACAAACTCTTCATTTTGCCAGAACAGCAGATAATTTGTAGAAAAAACAAAGAATTTTCCTTATCTCTACATTTTTCTGTAGAAAAGAATTATTTCCTGGGTAATATTGTCGACAAAAGGATAATCAGGTAACCTGTCTAGATTCTATAGACCGAAGAGTTGTGAATTTGCTATACTATAAGGAAAAGAATATCTATTCTAGGGGAGGGAGATCATTGGAGACTGTATTACTAGCTGTAAATGGAACCCTAATGCGTGGTTTAGAACTCAACAAAAACCTTACTGGCATTGGGGCTAGATTTCTTCGGGAAGATCAGACAGATTCTTGCTATAGGTTGTGGAGTATTGAGGATAAACATCCTGCCATGATGAGAGTAAGGGAAAAAGGAACTAAGATTTCTTTAGAAATATGGGATGTTCCTGTGGAAGGCCTGGTATCGGTACTTTTAAATGAACCACCAGGATTGTCCATTGGTAAAGTAATTCTACAAGATAAAAGTGTAATTTTAGGGGTTATCGGTGAACCCTTTTTGT
The Irregularibacter muris DNA segment above includes these coding regions:
- the proC gene encoding pyrroline-5-carboxylate reductase, translated to MERIIGFIGCGNMARAIIQGMTKSKTVSPKNIIASDRVQGSLDFVSKECGIDITANNKEVAQKADILFLAVKPDGYQRVIEEIKDRVKKEVIVVTIAAGQSIESVEKNFGRKVKVIRTMPNTPAFVGEAMTSVCTNEKVTEKEKKEVLRLLQSFGKTEWVEEKLMDVVTGTTGSSPAYVFMMIEAMADGAVLRGMPRDKAYKLAAQTLLGSAKMVLETGKHPGELKDMVCSPGGTTIEAVAALEENGFRHAVMKAVVAATDKSSSLA
- a CDS encoding allophanate hydrolase-related protein → METVLLAVNGTLMRGLELNKNLTGIGARFLREDQTDSCYRLWSIEDKHPAMMRVREKGTKISLEIWDVPVEGLVSVLLNEPPGLSIGKVILQDKSVILGVIGEPFLCMDQLEITEFGGWRPYIQQRKA